cggaaatttccgggttgtcacagtcgaTGATTTCGACCTCGCTTATTTAGGTTCGCAACGCACTCAACCTGTAGCTTACAAGTCCTACTCAAACCATTTTGGTGCCGACCTGGCCGTTGCCTCGTTCTCAGACCAGGTCGCCATCATCCCCTAACCTACTCGTCGTGAAAAACCAAAGCAGCCTTATACACTACCAACCTACTTGTTGTTGCTGATGCTACAgcagcaaagttgttgttgctggtGGTGGTGGGGGGGGGGGGTGGCAGAGACGACGGCACGTACTTTTATGCATTTAATTAAGTAATTTGTTTATTTTATGAATAAATGTAATTAAATCTTTTGTTTTATGaattttaattatgtattttttgttctaatttgtgaagtttattttaattaacaacaataattaataatacaaatatacataaaattaaaaaattaaaatataaaaatgaacaTTGAAATGGACAGTATGAACACCTCCACCCATGTAACTGAAAGTCAAATGTATTTGGGAATGCTCATTGAAAGTCAACTGATTGTAACCCTTCGTGCACTCCACACTTCACCGAATTCGTTTGAAGTATCGATAGATCACAAACACTTTATACCTAGTAAATTCAATTAAAACAAAATAATTCGTTGGATCACACCAAAATCACCAACATGTACTTAATGTAAGACAACTAAAAAAAAAGAATACTAGACATTAAATATGGGATGGAGTAAGTATTAGTTAGACAACCATATACTCATGTGTCTCGCGATAAACGAAGTTATTAACGTTCGTTAGCAATAAGAACTTCTCAACTAACCTTGGTAAACCTATAAGGAGTCtccaagtaaaaaaaaaaaaaaaaaaaattgaactagaTTTACTAATATGGGTAAACCAAAGAGTGGTGTAAGTTTGAATCCGTTAATAAATTTGTAAAGAGAAGTATATATGTAACTCTACATTTCTGAAATCAAGAATTTATAAGTGTTTTAATGTCTGTTCTAGAACTTTTCACATATAGCACCCATGCAAAGACAATTCGTTCACGTGCTATATTTAgacttttgtgtatatatatgttgtATCATTCATGGATTTTAACCAAGGATATGATCAAATAAGTTTTTTTTCTAAAGATTATTGTTACAAGTATAGTTTACCTGTTTTTCATTCATATTTGCACATGAATACTTTTGGTGAGCTCAATTCAAACACCAAAATTACCAAGGATTCAGTACGTCCTCTCGCGAATTTCCCTCCTTCGGTATGGGATGATTACGTCCTAGAGTCTTGTCTCGACTATTCGGTAAGGCTAACCTTAAGTAGTATGTACATTAACAAAACAATCTTAAATATATATAGTACACAACAAAATTGCTCAGGTGTGTTATAGTTTAATTTACTACAACACATTGTTTCTTTTATAGGAATTTGAAGGATATGCTAAATCCATGGAGGAGGTGAAAGAAGAATTGAGAAGATTGATCGTAGATCCATCAACGGATTCAAATAAGAAACTGGGATTGATCTATTCAACACACCGTATAGGTTTGGCATACATGTTCTTGCAAGAGATTAAAGGCCAGCTTAACAGCCTTTTTAAGGAGTTTAAGTTGCAAGATTATGCTGAATTTGATCTATACACAATTTCAACTAACTTTCAAATTTTTCGACACCTTGGTTTCAAACTACCTTGTGGTAAGTTTTTAGTACCTCTTTTCGTGTAATATTACACTTTTTgaataaaaaattaataataatttaatgtaCAATTTTGAAGACGTGTTTAACAAATTCAAGGATGCTGGCTCTGGTACATTCAAAAGTTACATTACTACCGATGTGAAGGGTATGTTAAGTTTATATGAAGCTGCACAGATGAGATTAAGAGGAGAATCGATTTTAGATGAAGCGGTTACATTCGTTGAAAATCAACTTAAAAATGTTGTTGGCACTTTGGAAGGCGATATTGCACGACAGGTTAAACAATCATTAATAAGACCATGCCATAAAGGGATGCCAATGTTGGAGGCAAGGCTTTATTTGCGGAACTCTGAAAAAGAATGTTCAACGTATGGCTCACTACTAAAGCTTGCGAAGTTGCACTTCAACTACTtgcaattacaacaaaaggaagaaTTACGCGTTGTCACAAAGTAAGTTATTGTCTGAAAACTAGTAGAACAACTATAACTATACGACAAACCAATTATTAAATAAAACGAAAACAAACCCAAAGTAACCAGTGAGAACTTGTGTTGTAGATTGTCATGGCAGATTAATGCACACAAGTTAGGTGATGACACTACAAGAAATTCGACATTTAGGGACGACATAGCGTAGTCCGGAAAACTCCAGTAaactacaaaaaaaaaataaaaaaaaaataaaaaatatatatatatatatatatatatatatatatatatatatatatatatatatagctgccTTTTGGTCAACAAAACCATAATAGCTGATAATTAATATGCTGGAAATTATGCAAAGTTTGTACCTTGTGACTTTAACTTTCTACACTTTACTTTCAGGTGGTGGACGGATATGAAGGTTCAAGAGACTAATCCTTATGTAAGGAATAGGGTGCCAGAGATTTACTTATGGATGTCAGGACTATACTTTGAGCCTCATTACTCTTCGGCACGAATCATCGCCACAAAAATTACTCTGTTTTCCCTTATTCTAGATGACACAGTTGACTCTTATGCTACAATTGAAGAGAACCGTCTTCTAACAGATGCAATAAATGGGTACCATATATACACGATAGTCATCATATGTTCCTTTTTTGTATATTTCCAAAATATAATATCGTTCGAAAGAATCATGATTAAGACATATTTGCAAGAAACCATATCCATTAGTGGTTACCGCCCTTTCCTGGGTgtccgagaggtctcgagttcgagcctcaATTGTGGTTTTCCATAATGCAATTTGCTTTTCAATTGGTTATGGATTCATCTGAAGGTTTCTTACAAATGGTAGGTTATGCTCAAATCTAGCACAGTTCCCTCGGGAGTTTTCCTTGGGTGCAATATCATGAGGTTTCTCCTAACGGGTGTAGGAAGTGAGCATGACATGTGAGTCTGATATGATTGGGTGGGTGGCTAATGGCCGCCGTCAGTGACCTTAATACTGCCGTTAAAAACAAAAGACATTTGCAAGAACACATTAAGAAAATTGAACCATATTATATGTTCTATTTGTTTAAGAAAATCATGATGTTAACATACTATTTACTTTAAGATGGGACATTTCTGCTATGGAGCAAATTCCAGAGTACATTAGACCATTCTACGAAAGTCTCATAGATGAGTATGCTGAACTTGAAGAACAACTAGCTAAAGAAGGGAGAGCAAATACCGTTATCGCTTCAAAAGAAGCGGTACTATATATacattctgttttttttttttttaataattatctTAGTTTGTGCAATTGATTCACCTTAATGTTTGCTTTTCTCTGCAATGGAATGTAGTTCCAGAACTCAGCAAGAGGCTATCTCCAAGAAGCTGAGTGGGTAAACAGAAAATATGTACCTTCATTTACTGAGTATATGAAGAACGGATTGATAACTTCCGGTTATGATCTTATTTTGAAAACTGCTTTAATGGGTATGGGTGAAATAGTTAGTGAAGATGTTTTGTCTTGGTATAAAAGCCATCCAAAATCTTTACAAGCTTCGGAGGTGATTTCAAGACTTCAAGATGATGTCATGTCTTACAAGGTAAAGTTTCCATTTCAGATACATAAAACATCATGTATCCTAACAATAAATTCTTTTGTTTATAAAGTTCGAGCGTGATAGAGGATTTTGTATCACTGGTGTTGAATCATATATGAAGACCTACGGCGTGTCAGAAAAGGATGCTATTAACGAGCTCAATAAAATAATTGAAGATTCATGGAAAGACGTAAATGAGGGATGTCTCGTGACGAAAGAAGTGTCGATAGATATGATTGGCCTGATTCTTAACCTTACTAGAATGATAGATGTGATATATAGATATGACGACGGGTTCACGTTTCCTGAAAAGACCATAAAAGAGTATATCACTATGTTGTTTGTTGAGTCTGTACCTGTTTGATGGTGCATTGCTACGTTGTTGTTGATCTTGTACCCATTTGATGGTACATCTTTATGTTGTTTCTTGATTTTTTACCCATTTTGATGGTGATTGCTATGTTTTTTGTTAATTATGTGACTGTGTACTAAGCAGCTTCGTGTTCACTTCCAATAATTGTTCCAGCAAGAATAAAAGAATATATTGCGATACGGTCTCTTCGAGTTGACCGCTAACTCCAATGATAAAGCCGATTCGAGATGGCTAATCTCCCAAGAAACAAGATTAAGAAGAGAGACTTTGGATTAACCCAAACAATTCATTCCTCATCATAATTATAAAACATGTACATATTTATACTAACGTACCATACGGTTACTAGTAGCGGTTACTACCAATCGACAAATGATAAAACTACTacataataaaactactaattatgTGCATGAGTTAGTGGCCATGATGTAGAGAAAGTTTCCTGACTTCTTGTTTGAACGTGTAACATAACTTCACTCATACAAACTGAATTATTGGTAAAGTGCTACTTGATAGACCCATGTACAACTTGTAGTCGGAGCATATACACGTATCATATTGTGTGTGGTAAATTTTGTACTTGTATGTGAATCTTTCTGAAGTAGAAATTTTCACTGATACTGTATtagttttacatgtatatatgcctGTACTACTGGTTCTAAAAAAAGTATCTGAGTACTATTTTGGTGTATCAATTTGTGAACTACAATCTAATTACTGATTTCTGATTTCGGATTAAGGTAAGTGGATGAGGTTCCAAACAGGTTTCATCAAAATTAGAAATTGGTAGGTTACCGAATATTGGTCTTGCTTGGGAAACAACAAAACCTAGTCGTGCTATCAGGCAGCAACATAAGTTCATGGCACTAACATTTGTTTGTGCCAATATTCGACTCTCTTTGTTTACGTATTTATTGTTGGGTTAATTGGTATGCAAAATAtgattttataattatatatatctatacatatgttTAGTGGTGGCCAGAGAAGGGTGGGAATGTTGGATTGTGTCATCAGAGCATGAGGTAGGATTACTTGCCCTCCCGAATAGCCCGAACAGAGAAAACCTTATACCTTTTACCTTTTTATACCTATACATATGTTTAAATTTATACGAGTCATGATGCAAGTTATTGGGACCCATATACTCTTCACACACATTTCTGCTTTTATTTTTGAAGTTTGGACCTCTGTGTGAACGTTATAATACATCAGTTCTTCGTTTATTTGGTGACCTCCACACAATATTTGGAACCAAATTTTACAATCTAAAATATCTGTAAGTACACAAAATTAACAAAGAAGATTTTGTGTTCTTAGTAGAGGTTGATTTTTCGAACCACGACTTTTGAGTGCTTCTTTTGACGTATTCTTGTCCTCTAATGGGCCCATCGATGCGATATATTTATTGAAAtgatatgatttatatataataGTATAGCATATATGATAAGAACAACTCGACTTGCATAAACAGCAGCCCATTTTGACCCTAACCTGCCCGTTTTGCTATCTATTTTAGTTGCACTTACGACTTTGTAAGTAGGCCTTATAGTTGTACACTTATTAAAAAATAGTCACGAATAAGTGATCCAATACAGCCATATCACAATTAACATTGCACAATTGATGGTCCTACTGCATACAACATACGTTCAGAATTTGGACGCCAATTTAAAATTAATGTATCATTAGCATGAAGATGTTTTGCTCTAGATGGAGTGCATTTCACGGATACTCGTTCTTTTCCCAGAACTTCCAACTTTTGGTCCCGCATTTTGGGTTTCAAATAATTATGATTTTGAAAACTGACATGTTCTGGTTCAAGATTTAACAAATATGGCAATTCGAGGTCACAATTTTTCTCTCTATCTAGGCTCCTAAAATACTAACTTTTGAACACTCACGGTCACTAGATTAATTTTATCGTTTCCCTCAACTTAATCGATTTAGTAACAATTCTAACCTTTTTTAGTATGGGATGATGATCATTGTCCATATTGTTCAAATCTTGTTGTAAATAAAACATGTTGACTTACAATCTCTAGCAAAATAATGAACCACAAATGCACGTGGTTAATAAACATTAGTAAGTGATCAAACTTGATAGATAAATAAATTGGAATCGATCGAATTATGTAATCGTACGTGGTTACACCAAACCGTCCAACAACTTCTTTTAATATggacatttatatatttatataggaCGTGAGCATCACTTTGATGTTATACAGCGACAGTCTGGGACAAgtttttaataatttattaatccACCTTGTTAGAATTGTTATAGTTTTAGTTTAGATTAATTAGTAGTTGATTAATATTGATTTAAATTTATGAGGGGATGTTTAGTAAAAGAAATATGAAGACTTGATATttagaaagtttgaatctttattgagAATTGTTGATCTGTTTGTGTGTTGAGTACATTTGATTTGAAATACATCTTGGCCTATTTATAGGCTTCAAATGTCGGTGATCAACTCCCTCTAGTAAGTTCTACATATTCTCCTATCTTCTAGTTAATACTTCTTAAGTATCTAATATTTACCAGGTAATTCTAGTTTCTTCTAATTAATAATCTACTAactatatttaattaattctagaaTAAACTAGAAAAACATTACtattttaacactcctccttaatgttttTTGATGTTACTCCGAGCATGTTGCGTAAGAACTCGAACTTTGATCTTggtagtgctttagtgaaaatatctgcaatctgctcttcggtcttgcagtattttaattcagTATCTTTCTTGGCTGAGACTTCTCGTAGAAAGTGATACTCGATGTCAATATGTTTTGTTCT
The window above is part of the Rutidosis leptorrhynchoides isolate AG116_Rl617_1_P2 chromosome 1, CSIRO_AGI_Rlap_v1, whole genome shotgun sequence genome. Proteins encoded here:
- the LOC139858559 gene encoding germacrene A synthase short form-like isoform X1, producing MNTFGELNSNTKITKDSVRPLANFPPSVWDDYVLESCLDYSEFEGYAKSMEEVKEELRRLIVDPSTDSNKKLGLIYSTHRIGLAYMFLQEIKGQLNSLFKEFKLQDYAEFDLYTISTNFQIFRHLGFKLPCDVFNKFKDAGSGTFKSYITTDVKGMLSLYEAAQMRLRGESILDEAVTFVENQLKNVVGTLEGDIARQVKQSLIRPCHKGMPMLEARLYLRNSEKECSTYGSLLKLAKLHFNYLQLQQKEELRVVTKWWTDMKVQETNPYVRNRVPEIYLWMSGLYFEPHYSSARIIATKITLFSLILDDTVDSYATIEENRLLTDAINGWDISAMEQIPEYIRPFYESLIDEYAELEEQLAKEGRANTVIASKEAFQNSARGYLQEAEWVNRKYVPSFTEYMKNGLITSGYDLILKTALMGMGEIVSEDVLSWYKSHPKSLQASEVISRLQDDVMSYKFERDRGFCITGVESYMKTYGVSEKDAINELNKIIEDSWKDVNEGCLVTKEVSIDMIGLILNLTRMIDVIYRYDDGFTFPEKTIKEYITMLFVESVPV
- the LOC139858559 gene encoding germacrene A synthase short form-like isoform X2 translates to MNKFGESTLLTNLFDRTTKEFEGYAKSMEEVKEELRRLIVDPSTDSNKKLGLIYSTHRIGLAYMFLQEIKGQLNSLFKEFKLQDYAEFDLYTISTNFQIFRHLGFKLPCDVFNKFKDAGSGTFKSYITTDVKGMLSLYEAAQMRLRGESILDEAVTFVENQLKNVVGTLEGDIARQVKQSLIRPCHKGMPMLEARLYLRNSEKECSTYGSLLKLAKLHFNYLQLQQKEELRVVTKWWTDMKVQETNPYVRNRVPEIYLWMSGLYFEPHYSSARIIATKITLFSLILDDTVDSYATIEENRLLTDAINGWDISAMEQIPEYIRPFYESLIDEYAELEEQLAKEGRANTVIASKEAFQNSARGYLQEAEWVNRKYVPSFTEYMKNGLITSGYDLILKTALMGMGEIVSEDVLSWYKSHPKSLQASEVISRLQDDVMSYKFERDRGFCITGVESYMKTYGVSEKDAINELNKIIEDSWKDVNEGCLVTKEVSIDMIGLILNLTRMIDVIYRYDDGFTFPEKTIKEYITMLFVESVPV